In Spirochaetota bacterium, the genomic window CGCCGTACCGGATCGAAGCCCGATATGACCACGACCTCGGGCGTGTCGTCGATGATCATGTCGACGCCCGTTAGGTTCTCGAGAGTGCGTATGTTGCGTCCCTCGCGCCCGATGATGCGTCCCTTCATGTCGTCCGAAGGTAGCGACACCGTGGTGATGGTGCACTCAGACGTGAAATCGGAGGCGTTACGCTGAATGGCGGCCAGCACGATCTCCTTGGCCTTTTTCTCGGCCGTACGCTTGGCCTCCTCCTCTATTTTGTTGATCAGCCTGATCGACTCGAAACGGACGTCGTTTTCGATGTTCTTCAAAAGGAGCTGTTTGGCCTCCTCGGTCGTAAGACCGGAAATGCGCTCCAGCTCCTTCTTGTGACGGTCCTGTTCGCGTTTTAACTCTTCTTCTTTTTCCTGATTTTCAAGCTCCCTCTGCTGCAGCGTCTTTTCTCTTTTCTCAAGCTGGTCGGACTTTCCGTCGAGGGATTCCTCTTTCTGAACAAGGCGTTTTTCAATGCCCTGGAGCTCCTGCCGACGCTCGCGCATCTCCTTTTCAAAAAGATTCCTTTCCTTGAGAAGCTGGTCCTTTGCCTCGATGAGCAGTTCCTTGCGTTTCGCCTCAGCTTCCCGTACGGCGTCCTGAACCAGCCGATGGGAGCGCGCCTCGGCCGAGTTGAGCTTCACCCTGCCGATATACGCCCTTGCGAGAAATCCCGCCGCCCCTGTGAGTGGGAGCGCCAAAACCAGGAGGAGTGTCGAAATGCTCATAACAATCCTCCCCTGTCTCTTCTGGTATCAATCTTCATGTTTAAAAAGCCTGTATATATGGTCTTCGCCGTTATCTTTCATTTTGATCGCCGCCACTTTCACGACTGCAGCTGCGTTATCATCGCCAGGTTGACGATGTCCTCCACCGTCGCGGCCCGCGAAATGTCATTGTACGGCCTTGCAAGGCCGTAGATGACCGGCCCGATAACACGTGCATTACCGAAGTACCTGATCAGCTTTACCCCAATGTTCGCGCTGTCGAGGTTGGGAAACAACAGCACGTTCGCCCTTCCCTCTACGGCGCTTCCCGGCGCCTTTGCCCTCGCGATCTCCGGCGAGAGCGCCGCGTCGAGCTGCAGCTCCCCGTCCACCACTATTTCGGGCATCCGCTCCCGCGCGCGTTGTGCGGCCAGCCTCATCTTGTCCACCGACTTCCCTGCGCCGCTACCCCGTGTGGAGTATGATAAAAAGGCGATCCTGGGCCGGATACCCAGAAACTGCCGCGAGAACACGGCGGCCGCCTCGGCGATCTTGCAGAGCACGCCGGCGGTCGGGTCGGGATTGACGACCGGGTCCGCGATTACATACAGCCCTTTGTCCGTCCCGCCCTCGGCGCCTGCGGTCACGATGCTGAACGCGGTCACCACGCCGACCCTCCGATCGGCCTTAACGACGCCTATACCCGTTCTGAGGATTTCCGCCGTCGTCGTGCGCACACCGCCGATAAAACCGTCAACCTCGCCCAGGCGGAGCATCAGCGCCCCCAGGGAAACCGGGTCGCGCATGGCCCTGTCGAGGATCTCTCCCTCGAGCGCTCCCAGGCCGCGGGCCCGGCGGTATTCCTCGCGATACCGCGCGTCGGAGGAAAGAACGCCCGGGTCGGCCATGCCTATGCGTCCGCCGGGCGACGCGTTCGCGCCGACCGCCCGTTCGATTCTGTCACGATCCCCGAACAGCACCGCCCGGGCGATAAGCCCGTCGGCGATGAGGCGTAATACGGCCTCGAGTACCCTTGGATCATCCCCTTCGGGGAAAACTATGCTCCGGGGATTGGCCCGCACCCGGTCGCTGAATCGGTTAAGAATCGTGGCCTCCGATATGCCGTTTTACTTCGGGCCGGAAAACCTTTGCTGGAGCTTTTCTTGGACGAATTGGGGGACCAGAGAGGTGATGTCTCCTCCGTAACTGGCGACTTCCTTTACCATGTTGGAAGAAACGAAAGAATACTCGCTCTGCGCCATCAGAAACACCGTTTCGATTCCGGGAGCGAGCTTTTTATTCATTAGGGCTATCGCGTGCTCGTAATCGAAATCCACGATCGCCCTCAACCCTCTGAAAATCAGTGTAACACCCTGGGCGCGGCAGAAATCGACGAGCAAACCCTCAAAAGCGGCGGTTTCGACGGAACGAGTCTCACAATGGCAGCACCGAGTCAGCATCTCCAGCCTTTCCTGAACGGTGAAAAGCGGGTGCTTGGCGCTGTTTTTGGCAATGGCTATGACCAACCTGTCGCATATCTGTTTTGCTCTTTCAATTATGTCGAGGTGCCCATTGGTCAACGGATCGAATGATCCGGGGTATATCCCAATTCGCATAAAAAGTCAACCAATCCTTTTCCGGCTGCTGCAAGTAAATATGCCGCAAATTATTTGTCAAGAAATAAGTGATAGCCCGCCGGGCGATCGCTCAATTATTTGATAGATTGGTGTAATTTGGGCGTCTACCGGCGGCAAAATACGAGACGGCGCCCGAGTATCTTGTCTTCCAGTAGCTGTTGTCGAGACGCGCGTACGATACGCGCTTACCGCAGCTCGGAGCGTGGATAAACGACCCGTTCCCCGCGTAAATACCGACATGTGATATCCGGCCGCCATATATCGAGAAAAACACCAGGTCGCCCGGCCCCAGGGCCCGGCGCGAGACCGGCCTGCCCGAACGGTACTGTTCCACCGTGGCGCGGGGCAAGCGGAGCCCGTTTTTATCGTACACATACATCACGAAGCCCGAACAGTCGAATCCATGCGGCGTCTCCCCCCCGTAGCGATACGGCGCCCCCAGGTATTGCCGTGCGGTATCGACGACATGGCCGCGACGTCCCTCTGCGATCGAGCCCGTACGGACATGCGGCGGCGAGCAGCACAGACCGCCGGCAAGTATCAGCGCCGCCGGCGCGATGAGGATTTTTCGGAATGGAATGACGGAAGGTCGCATGATATTCCGGTTTTATCCAGTGGGGCCGCAATCAAGTACTTCGCGTCCCGAGGGACGACGGGCGGTATCGAGGGAAAACGCCACCAAACCCGCCGCCTTGTCAGATTTCGAGGCCGGTCGCGTCGAGGGAAAGCCCGGCTAAGAACTCAATCAGCTTCACCTTTATCGCCTCGGGGGTTCCCTCGAAGACACCTATATCGAACACGGGCACTTTGAACTTCTGCGCTATTTTCAGCGCCTGCCCGGTACCTCCTTTCTGTTTGCCGCCGCTGGTATAGCAGATTATGCAGACGGACGGTTTCTTTAAATCCTCTCCCATTATCACATGGGCATAACGGGCCTGGCATTTCTTGGCCGAATCGGCGAGCGTGTTCCAGG contains:
- the coaD gene encoding pantetheine-phosphate adenylyltransferase, which encodes MRIGIYPGSFDPLTNGHLDIIERAKQICDRLVIAIAKNSAKHPLFTVQERLEMLTRCCHCETRSVETAAFEGLLVDFCRAQGVTLIFRGLRAIVDFDYEHAIALMNKKLAPGIETVFLMAQSEYSFVSSNMVKEVASYGGDITSLVPQFVQEKLQQRFSGPK
- a CDS encoding phosphate acyltransferase, giving the protein MSEATILNRFSDRVRANPRSIVFPEGDDPRVLEAVLRLIADGLIARAVLFGDRDRIERAVGANASPGGRIGMADPGVLSSDARYREEYRRARGLGALEGEILDRAMRDPVSLGALMLRLGEVDGFIGGVRTTTAEILRTGIGVVKADRRVGVVTAFSIVTAGAEGGTDKGLYVIADPVVNPDPTAGVLCKIAEAAAVFSRQFLGIRPRIAFLSYSTRGSGAGKSVDKMRLAAQRARERMPEIVVDGELQLDAALSPEIARAKAPGSAVEGRANVLLFPNLDSANIGVKLIRYFGNARVIGPVIYGLARPYNDISRAATVEDIVNLAMITQLQS
- a CDS encoding C40 family peptidase, with the translated sequence MRPSVIPFRKILIAPAALILAGGLCCSPPHVRTGSIAEGRRGHVVDTARQYLGAPYRYGGETPHGFDCSGFVMYVYDKNGLRLPRATVEQYRSGRPVSRRALGPGDLVFFSIYGGRISHVGIYAGNGSFIHAPSCGKRVSYARLDNSYWKTRYSGAVSYFAAGRRPNYTNLSNN